One window of the Nicotiana tabacum cultivar K326 chromosome 4, ASM71507v2, whole genome shotgun sequence genome contains the following:
- the LOC107826236 gene encoding superoxide dismutase [Cu-Zn] 2 has translation MGALKAVAVISGNNSVKGSLQFIQQPNGATHVRGRITGLAPGLHGFHIHALGDTTNGCNSTGPHFNPLKKDHGAPTDDVRHAGDLGNIVAGPDGVAEISISDMLIPLSGVHSILGRAVVVHADPDDLGRGGHELSKSTGNAGARVGCGVIGLQSSV, from the exons ATGGGCGCCTTGAAAGCAGTGGCTGTCATCTCTGGTAACAATAGCGTCAAAGGCTCCTTACAGTTCATCCAACAACCCAACG GCGCTACCCATGTGAGAGGAAGAATAACTGGTCTCGCTCCAGGTCTTCACGGTTTCCATATTCATGCTTTGGGCGATACTACCAATGGCTGCAATTCCACTG GACCTCATTTTAATCCACTTAAGAAGGATCATGGAGCTCCCACTGATGATGTGCGTCATGCGGGCGATTTAGGCAACATTGTTGCTGGTCCTGATG GGGTGGCCGAGATATCAATTTCAGATATGCTG aTTCCGCTTAGTGGAGTACACTCCATCTTGGGGAGGGCAGTAGTTGTGCATGCTGATCCTGATGATCTGGGAAGAG GTGGACATGAACTTAGTAAGTCAACTGGGAATGCCGGTGCAAGAGTTGGTTGTG GCGTTATTGGGCTTCAGTCATCTGTTTAG
- the LOC107826235 gene encoding eukaryotic translation initiation factor NCBP-like: MEVTGEKRELEKKNLNNTPSPTIDSLTADREAEDRERVALDLKAGLHPLKHNFVFWYTRWTPGVRTQTSYEDNIKKIVDFNTVENFWVCYCHFARPSTLPSPADLHLFKDGIRPLWEDSANCNGGKWIIRFKKAVSGRFWEDLVLSLVGDQLDYGDNICGAVLSIRFNEDILSVWNRNASDHQAVMALRDSIKRHLKLPSSYVMEYKPHDASLRDHSSYRNTWLRG; this comes from the exons aTGGAAGTGACGGGGGAGAAGAGAGAGTTGGAGAAGAAGAACTTGAACAATACTCCATCGCCGACGATTGATTCCTTGACGGCAGATAGAGAAGCCGAAGATCGCGAACGCGTTGCGCTTGATCTCAAAGCCGGTCTTCATCCTCTCAAG CACAATTTTGTGTTTTGGTACACTCGGTGGACACCTGGGGTTCGAACTCAAACATCGTATGAGGACAATATCAAGAAAATTGTTGATTTTAATACT GTCGAAAATTTTTGGGTTTGCTATTGCCACTTTGCTCGACCATCAACATTGCCAAGCCCAGCTGATTTGCATCTTTTCAAGGATGGCATTCGTCCATTATGGGAG GATTCTGCTAACTGCAATGGTGGAAAGTGGATAATTCGTTTTAAAAAGGCTGTCTCAGGCCGCTTCTGGGAAGACTTG GTGCTGTCCCTGGTGGGTGATCAGCTTGATTACGGTGACAATATATGTGGTGCAGTTTTAAGTATTCGTTTCAATGAGGATATATTGAGTGTGTGGAACCGCAATGCATCAGATCATCAG GCTGTGATGGCACTCAGAGATTCAATCAAAAGACATTTGAAGCTTCCCAGTAGCTATGTCATGGAATACAAGCCCCATGATGCTTCTCTTCGTGACCATTCATCATACCGCAATACTTGGCTGAGAGGATAA